Proteins encoded together in one Bradyrhizobium sp. PSBB068 window:
- a CDS encoding MucR family transcriptional regulator — MSDTSGKTPVELTANIVSAYLSNNPTPASDIPNLIGQVHAALLRVSSGRSDTPSEPAKPAVSMKKSITPEYLVCLEDGKRFKSLKRHLRTQYNMTPEQYRDKWGLPADYPMVAPNYAVARSQLAKKMGLGQQARKRK, encoded by the coding sequence ATGTCCGATACGTCAGGCAAAACGCCGGTCGAACTGACCGCCAACATCGTTTCGGCCTATCTCAGCAACAATCCGACGCCGGCCTCGGACATTCCGAACCTGATCGGCCAGGTCCACGCCGCCCTGCTGCGCGTGTCGAGCGGGCGCAGCGATACGCCGAGCGAGCCGGCCAAGCCCGCGGTGTCGATGAAGAAGTCGATCACGCCGGAATATCTGGTGTGTCTCGAGGACGGCAAGCGCTTCAAGTCGCTCAAGCGCCATCTGCGCACCCAGTACAACATGACCCCGGAGCAGTATCGCGACAAATGGGGGCTGCCGGCCGACTATCCGATGGTGGCGCCGAACTACGCGGTGGCGCGCTCTCAGCTCGCCAAGAAGATGGGCCTCGGCCAGCAGGCGCGGAAGCGGAAGTAG
- a CDS encoding PAS domain S-box protein, with amino-acid sequence MSSLSLIRDCLDALLHPSAQYDALTRARHRAFMAPRLLGSLAALASFPAFLAMRGAPSAIEVAAFAWLIAPILLSWFLSRTGRYEGAHVLSSLALGGLVMMIAATTGGIASFAAVWLIVIPIEAALSASRRVVAFAFALAMICAALLSVLAHYHVLPAVDPAVASNSTLVGFGVVSAIFYAAGLAFGAESLARTSVALLYVEEERYRLLAHNMSDVLSRHSRNGAVRFISPAAEIMLGVPASRLSGHGLFDRVHVADRPAYLTALSDAARGEARSVEFRVRRDGARGEAAAEFIWVEMRCRALDQPSADAEVVAVMRDVTDRKVQEQALEQARNVAEQADASKTRFLATMSHELRTPLNAIIGFSEMIAQEDVLGLDAARRKEYAQLINDSGQHLLSVVNGILDMSKMESGNFEISPEPFAPRPALLNCCNLVALKARESGVDLVTRVPDDLPIVNGDPRAFKQIVLNLVSNAIKFTERGGKVTVSAGIEGSRLLLRVSDTGVGIAADDLKRLGDPFFQAGKTYQRRHEGTGLGLSIVKGLVGLHHGDMNVESKVGEGTIVSVALPLAFTPPAVEPSSNVSTLKPALRSGLQEQTHQVKKSA; translated from the coding sequence GTGAGTAGTTTGAGTCTGATCCGCGATTGCCTGGATGCGCTGCTGCATCCGTCGGCGCAGTATGATGCGCTGACGCGTGCGCGCCATCGTGCCTTCATGGCGCCGCGGCTGCTCGGCAGCCTAGCGGCGCTGGCGTCGTTCCCTGCCTTTCTGGCGATGCGCGGTGCGCCGTCGGCGATCGAGGTCGCGGCGTTCGCCTGGCTGATCGCGCCTATCCTGCTGTCCTGGTTCCTGTCGCGCACCGGCCGCTACGAGGGCGCGCACGTGCTGTCGTCGCTGGCGCTGGGCGGTCTCGTGATGATGATCGCCGCGACCACCGGCGGCATCGCATCGTTCGCCGCGGTGTGGCTCATCGTGATTCCGATCGAGGCCGCGCTGTCGGCCTCGCGGCGCGTGGTGGCGTTTGCGTTCGCGCTGGCGATGATCTGCGCGGCGTTGCTGAGCGTGCTCGCACATTATCATGTGCTGCCGGCCGTCGATCCGGCGGTCGCCTCGAACAGCACGCTGGTCGGTTTCGGCGTCGTATCGGCGATCTTCTATGCTGCCGGGCTCGCCTTCGGCGCGGAGTCGCTGGCGCGCACCAGCGTGGCGCTGCTGTATGTCGAGGAAGAGCGCTACCGCCTGCTCGCGCATAACATGAGCGACGTGCTGTCGCGGCACAGCCGCAACGGCGCGGTGCGCTTCATTTCGCCTGCCGCCGAGATCATGCTCGGCGTGCCAGCCTCGCGGCTGTCGGGCCACGGCCTGTTCGACCGCGTCCACGTCGCCGATCGGCCGGCCTATCTCACCGCGCTGTCGGACGCCGCGCGGGGCGAGGCGCGCAGCGTCGAGTTCCGGGTGCGCCGCGACGGCGCGCGGGGCGAGGCCGCCGCCGAATTCATCTGGGTCGAGATGCGCTGCCGCGCGCTCGATCAGCCCTCGGCCGATGCCGAAGTCGTCGCCGTGATGCGCGACGTGACCGATCGCAAGGTGCAGGAGCAGGCGCTCGAACAGGCGCGCAATGTGGCCGAGCAGGCCGATGCGTCGAAGACGCGCTTCCTCGCCACCATGAGCCACGAGCTGCGCACCCCGCTCAACGCCATCATCGGCTTCTCGGAGATGATCGCGCAGGAGGACGTGCTCGGGCTCGACGCGGCGCGCCGCAAGGAATACGCCCAGCTGATCAACGACTCCGGCCAGCATCTGCTGTCGGTGGTCAACGGCATCCTCGACATGTCGAAGATGGAATCCGGCAATTTCGAGATTTCGCCGGAACCGTTCGCGCCGCGGCCGGCTTTGCTCAACTGCTGCAATTTGGTGGCGCTGAAGGCGCGCGAGAGCGGCGTCGACCTCGTCACCCGCGTGCCCGACGACCTGCCGATCGTGAACGGCGATCCGCGCGCGTTCAAGCAGATCGTGCTCAATCTGGTTTCCAACGCCATCAAGTTCACCGAGCGCGGCGGCAAGGTGACCGTGTCGGCCGGCATCGAGGGATCGCGGCTATTGCTGCGGGTCTCGGACACCGGCGTCGGCATCGCCGCCGACGATCTCAAGCGGCTCGGCGATCCGTTCTTCCAGGCCGGCAAGACCTATCAGCGCCGCCACGAAGGCACCGGCCTCGGTCTGTCCATCGTCAAGGGGCTGGTCGGCCTGCATCACGGCGACATGAACGTGGAGAGCAAGGTGGGCGAGGGCACCATCGTGTCGGTCGCGCTGCCGCTGGCGTTCACACCGCCGGCTGTCGAGCCGTCCAGCAATGTGTCGACCCTGAAGCCCGCGCTGCGATCCGGACTGCAAGAGCAAACCCATCAGGTGAAGAAGAGTGCCTAG
- a CDS encoding DUF5330 domain-containing protein translates to MFFLLRLAFWLGLVLVLLPRDKTPEADKTPQISASDAVSAATATINDMGQFCKRQPSACEVGGQAATAIGQRATDGARKLYQIITDKKPPDHTGSIDRDDIDSATMSRDTLTADDQTIEFRLPPTP, encoded by the coding sequence ATGTTCTTCCTGCTGCGTTTGGCATTCTGGCTCGGGCTTGTGCTCGTGCTGCTGCCGAGAGACAAAACACCTGAAGCGGACAAGACGCCGCAGATCAGCGCATCGGACGCGGTGTCGGCCGCGACCGCGACGATCAACGACATGGGTCAGTTCTGCAAGCGTCAGCCGTCCGCCTGCGAAGTCGGCGGCCAGGCCGCGACCGCGATCGGCCAGCGCGCGACCGACGGCGCGCGCAAGCTCTACCAGATCATCACCGACAAGAAGCCGCCCGATCACACCGGCTCGATCGACAGGGACGACATCGATTCGGCCACCATGTCGCGCGACACGCTGACCGCGGACGATCAGACCATCGAGTTCCGCCTGCCGCCGACGCCGTGA
- a CDS encoding peptidoglycan-binding protein codes for MDDDETPRRRRGAKAVAIAAEEERGLVLRLLLHSPKDLVAGVLATSAIVAILINALFLQAGRHPSPMFGGSVVTLPPPPAPVAAVTSPMPRPRPAEAAARSVEPAGVEPSRPVDVKPVETKPAETRSVEAKPEPKPVPVEAKQADPMANLVLKSTAAPPAAAPAPAAAPSSVMRPPAPIPTQHLSPAGKRIASVQRTLTEYGYGQLKPTGTIGADTQHAIAKFERARKLPVTGQMSDRLVRELGAMIGHSID; via the coding sequence TTGGACGATGACGAAACGCCGCGGCGTCGCCGCGGCGCCAAGGCAGTGGCCATCGCGGCTGAGGAGGAGCGCGGCCTAGTGCTGCGACTGCTGCTGCACAGTCCGAAGGACCTCGTCGCGGGCGTGCTGGCAACGTCTGCCATTGTTGCGATTCTGATCAATGCGCTGTTCCTGCAGGCCGGCCGTCATCCGTCGCCGATGTTCGGCGGTTCGGTGGTGACGTTGCCGCCGCCGCCGGCTCCGGTTGCCGCGGTCACGAGCCCGATGCCGCGCCCGCGTCCAGCCGAGGCTGCCGCCCGATCGGTCGAGCCGGCCGGCGTGGAGCCGTCCAGGCCGGTCGACGTGAAGCCGGTGGAGACCAAGCCGGCCGAGACCAGGTCCGTTGAAGCCAAGCCGGAGCCGAAGCCGGTTCCGGTTGAGGCCAAGCAGGCCGATCCGATGGCCAACCTGGTGCTGAAGTCGACCGCCGCGCCGCCGGCGGCCGCACCGGCCCCGGCCGCCGCTCCGTCCAGCGTCATGCGCCCGCCGGCGCCGATCCCGACGCAGCATCTGAGCCCGGCCGGCAAACGCATCGCCTCGGTCCAGCGCACGCTGACCGAATATGGCTACGGCCAGCTCAAGCCGACCGGCACGATCGGCGCCGACACCCAGCACGCGATCGCCAAGTTCGAGCGGGCCCGCAAGCTGCCCGTGACTGGCCAGATGTCCGATCGTCTGGTGCGCGAACTGGGCGCGATGATCGGGCACTCGATCGACTAG
- a CDS encoding SufE family protein — MTTIDEIRDNFALLDEWDDRYRYVIELGRTLEPLSEAEHSAENKVQGCVSQVWLSKRIERDANGEPRLIYLGDSDAHIVRGLVAIVLTLFSGQTPQHILATDALALFDEFGFRDHLTPQRSNGLRSMVDRIRNDAREALASAA, encoded by the coding sequence ATGACGACGATCGACGAAATCAGGGATAATTTTGCGCTGCTGGACGAGTGGGACGACCGTTACCGCTACGTCATCGAGCTCGGCCGCACGCTGGAACCGTTGTCGGAGGCGGAGCATTCGGCCGAGAACAAGGTGCAGGGCTGCGTCAGCCAGGTCTGGCTGTCGAAGCGGATCGAGCGCGATGCCAATGGCGAACCGCGGCTGATCTATCTCGGCGACAGCGACGCCCACATCGTGCGCGGCCTGGTCGCGATCGTGCTGACGCTGTTTTCCGGGCAAACGCCGCAGCATATCCTCGCCACCGACGCGCTCGCGCTGTTCGACGAATTCGGCTTCCGCGACCATCTGACGCCGCAGCGCTCCAACGGGCTGCGCTCGATGGTCGATCGCATCCGCAACGATGCACGCGAGGCGCTGGCGTCAGCCGCGTAG